The nucleotide sequence GCACCTCATCGGGCATCTCGCGATCCTGACCCAGGTAGTACTGACTGACGAAGCCGGTCAACAGCTCGCTGCTGGTGAGGTCCAGTCCGTTGCCCGGCGAGAAATGACGCGCTCCGAGCATGCGCCCCTGGCGGACTGACAGCACGCTGATGCACAGTCCACCCGGGCGCTCGGCGAGTGCCAGAATGTCGGCATTGCCGGTGCCGGTATCGACATATTGCTTCTCCTGCATCCGACGCAGCTGGGCGACCTGATCGCGCAGGCGTGCCGCCTCCTCGAATTCCAGGCGCATGGCGGCATCTTCCATCGCCCGACTCAGCTCATCGGTGACCTGATCGCTCTGGCCGTTCAGGCACATCACCGCGTGTTCCATGTCGCGACGATAATCCTGCTTGCTGATGTAATCGACGCACGGCGCAGTGCAGCGGTTGATCTGATATTGCAGGCACGGACGCTCACGATGCGCGAATACCGAATCCTCGCAATTGCGCAGCCGGAAGATCTTCTGCATCAACGTCAGCGATTCCCGCACTGCCACGCTGCTGGGATAGGGGCCGAAATACCGGCCATCGTTGCGCTTGTGGCGCACGCGCTTGAACTCCAGCGCCGGATAGTCGTGATGCTGACTGATGAAGACGTAAGGGTAGGACTTGTCGTCGCGCAGCAGGATGTTGTACGGCGGACGCAGCTCCTTGATCAGGGTCTGCTCAAGCAGCAGCGCTTCCGTTTCGCTGCGGGTGATGGTGACCTGGACATCCGCGATGCGCCCGACCAGTGCCTGGGTCTTGGCATTCAGGCCGGTATTGCGGAAATAGCTGGAGAGGCGTGCCTTCAAGCGCTTTGCCTTGCCGACATAGAGCACCTCGCCGGCGGTATCCAGCATGCGATAGATGCCGGGCGCATCACTGACATGCTTGAGGAAGTGGCGCGGATCGAAGTCATTCGCCTCGGTCGCCGGGGCGGAGGCATCGCTGGTGATCAGACGACTGGACACCCGAGCGGCGTCACTGCGCTCGCGGTTCGCGTTGGACTCGTTGGCGGATTCCGGTGGCGTGGAATCGGGATGCTGCTTGGCCATGGGGTTCCTCGTTCGGAGATGTCGCCAGTCTATCAAACAAGCCGAAGGCCCGATCAAGGGAGCTGCATGTCCATCTTCAGGTGCCGTGGCTGTCTTCAGGGGCAATGCGCATCGGCAGGCAAACAGATCAGATTGGGGCGGGTGTCCCGCGCAGCAAGGGGGCAGAAGTCTTGGCGGGGTGGGATGCCCGGCGATGTCGGGCGCCGCCATGCCCATCGAGAGATGCCAGGCGAGCGATGCCCGTGGAGAGATGCCCGTGGAGAGAAGGAAAGGCCAGCAAGACGATCGGAGAAAAGCCCACGGCCCGATGATGCCTCCCCTGAGGGATGGTGTCATCGGGCCGTGGGCTTTCCCGTCAGCGAATCACTTCGCTGTCGCCTGCGTGGCTCAATCCGACAGCGGCCGAGCCTCGAGAGCATAGTCGTCGAGCAATTGATGGCGCATGGCCAGATGCGTCATCTCGACGTCACTGGTCACGCCCAACTTCTCGAAGATGCGATAGCGATAGGTATTGACGGTCTTGGGGCTCAGGTGAAGGCGGTCGGAGATCTCGTTGACGCGATGACAGTTGACGATCATCAGCGCCACCTGCATCTCGCGGGTCGAGAGTTGCTCGAAGGGATTGCTGCATCCGGTGTCCATGCCCGAGAACACCAGGCGTTGCGCGATCTCCGGGGTCAGGTAGCGTTCGCCACCGGCGACTCGGCGAATGGCGCGAATCATTTCATCGAAGGGCGTGCCCTTGGAGATGAAACCGAAGGCCCCTGCTTCCAGCAGGCGTTTGGCGAAGGATTCCTCGAGATAGGCGGTCAGGACGATCACGCGAACTTCCGGCAGGCTGCGAACGATCTTGCGCGTGGCTTCAAGTCCATCGACGCCGGGCATGCGAATGTCCATCAGCACGATATCCGGACTGTGCTCACGGCAGAGTTTGATCGCGGTTTCGCCATCCGAGGCTTCTGCAATCACCTTGAGCCCATCCTCTAGCTCAATGGTACGGACGATGCTGGTACGCACCAGGTGGTGGTCATCAGCGACAAGAACCTTGATCAAGGCGGCTCCAGTAAAGATGTCATCAGGCGTGTTAGTTAGTATGGCTTTCAATGTACCCATTGGCCATGGGCTTGTCGATGCCACTGTCATCCCGTGCGTCGCATGCAAGATGACCACCCTTCATCAGCGTGCTTCGTGACGGTGAACGCGGGAAATCGCTGCAAAAATAAGGGGTTGACGGCTTGTCATGTGGTCTGTAGTATTCGCTGCATCGTGAGCACGGGGCCTTAGCTCAGCTGGGAGAGCGCAACACTGGCAGTGTTGAGGTCAGCGGTTCGATCCCGCTAGGCTCCACCATGTCACGAGATGCCAGCATACCGGCATGCAGGGTCAACTCTGCGAAGTATGGCGCGCAACTTGAGCGCGCAGTGGGGCCTTAGCTCAGCTGGGAGAGCGCAACACTGGCAGTGTTGAGGTCAGCGGTTCGATCCCGCTAGGCTCCACCAGAATATTGAAAAAGCGGCCATCCTTCGGGGTGGCCGCTTTTTTTTGGTTCATTGCCTCTTGCCCTTCACAGGGCCATCCCCGCCGTCGGCCGCCTGCGGTAACGCAGGCATCAGCAGCGCTCGCCCGAGCCATTCGCCGTGTCAGTGCCACGGCGAATGGCGGTCAAGCATTCACATTCCCGCGTCGCTGTCTTCCAGTCGTTCGAACAGGATCAGGTGATCGGCCTGAATGCGCAGACTGACGTCTTCCCCGGGGTGATAGTCATGGTGGCTGTTGAAGGCCGCCTCGACCTCACGACCTGACGGCAAGGCCAGGCGATACAGGGTGCTGGTACCGGCGAAGGTCGCGCTGAGCACGCGCGCCTTGAGATCACTGGTTTCCGCCTCTCCTTCAGCCAGTACCAGATCATCCGGACGCAGCAGCACGTCCACCGGTGTCCCGGCGTCATACGGATAGGCACGGTTGCCGCGGATCACCCCGAGTTCGGTGGAGACGCTTTCGTTGTCCGCCAGCGTGCCGGGGATGAAGTAGCCCTGACCGATGAAGTTGGCGACGAAGCGCGTGGCCGGCTCGTGATACAGATTGAACGGCGTATCCCATTGCTGCAGATGCCCGGCATGGATGACGCCGATCTGGTCCGCCATCGCGAAGGCTTCGTTCTGATCATGGGTGACCAGTACCGCGCTGATGCCGAGGTGCTTGAGAATCCGGCGCACCTCCTGGCTCAGCTGACGGCGCAGCTCCACGTCCAGATTCGAGAACGGCTCGTCGAGCAGCAGGATGCGTGGCTCCGGCGCCAGCGCGCGTGCCAGGGCCACGCGCTGCTGCTGTCCGCCCGAGAGTTCATGCGGAAAACGCTCGCCCAGATGCCCCAGACCGACCAGTGTCAGCAGTTCCGCTACCTTGGCATTGCGCTCGGCCTTCGGCATGCGGCGTACGCCAAACCCCACGTTGTCCGCCACGCTCAGGTGCGGAAACAGGGCGTAATCCTGAAAGACCATGCCGACGTGCCGCTCTTCCGGCGCCGTCAGCTGGGTGGCGCTGGAAAGCACTTCTCCCTCGAGGCGAATCTCGCCGACCGCCACCGGTTCAAAGCCGGCGATCGCGCGCAGCAGGGTCGTCTTGCCGCAGCCGGACGGGCCG is from Cobetia marina and encodes:
- the uvrC gene encoding excinuclease ABC subunit UvrC, which encodes MLDTAGEVLYVGKAKRLKARLSSYFRNTGLNAKTQALVGRIADVQVTITRSETEALLLEQTLIKELRPPYNILLRDDKSYPYVFISQHHDYPALEFKRVRHKRNDGRYFGPYPSSVAVRESLTLMQKIFRLRNCEDSVFAHRERPCLQYQINRCTAPCVDYISKQDYRRDMEHAVMCLNGQSDQVTDELSRAMEDAAMRLEFEEAARLRDQVAQLRRMQEKQYVDTGTGNADILALAERPGGLCISVLSVRQGRMLGARHFSPGNGLDLTSSELLTGFVSQYYLGQDREMPDEVLTSLALEDAPLVEGALSEKAGRRVRVAHQVRGHRAQWLTLAQTNAEQHLATQLASRQQLSNRFLSLRDALGLAEVPKRLECFDISHSHGEATVASCVVFDHEGPIKSDYRRFNIEGVTAGDDYAAMQQALTRRFKRLQEGEGKRPDILLVDGGKGQLNMAREVFVSLGVTDIILLGVAKGTTRKAGLETLFIETVHDTLDLDSHSPALHLIQHIRDESHRFAIAGHRAKRDKARRTSSLEGIAGVGPKRRRELLKFFGGLQGVKQASKPELARVPGISESLAEVIHQALHG
- the uvrY gene encoding UvrY/SirA/GacA family response regulator transcription factor, coding for MIKVLVADDHHLVRTSIVRTIELEDGLKVIAEASDGETAIKLCREHSPDIVLMDIRMPGVDGLEATRKIVRSLPEVRVIVLTAYLEESFAKRLLEAGAFGFISKGTPFDEMIRAIRRVAGGERYLTPEIAQRLVFSGMDTGCSNPFEQLSTREMQVALMIVNCHRVNEISDRLHLSPKTVNTYRYRIFEKLGVTSDVEMTHLAMRHQLLDDYALEARPLSD
- a CDS encoding ABC transporter ATP-binding protein, producing MQPLLQIDSLECRYDTTVVTRDINFSLNKGDIACLLGPSGCGKTTLLRAIAGFEPVAVGEIRLEGEVLSSATQLTAPEERHVGMVFQDYALFPHLSVADNVGFGVRRMPKAERNAKVAELLTLVGLGHLGERFPHELSGGQQQRVALARALAPEPRILLLDEPFSNLDVELRRQLSQEVRRILKHLGISAVLVTHDQNEAFAMADQIGVIHAGHLQQWDTPFNLYHEPATRFVANFIGQGYFIPGTLADNESVSTELGVIRGNRAYPYDAGTPVDVLLRPDDLVLAEGEAETSDLKARVLSATFAGTSTLYRLALPSGREVEAAFNSHHDYHPGEDVSLRIQADHLILFERLEDSDAGM